The Mya arenaria isolate MELC-2E11 chromosome 16, ASM2691426v1 genome includes a window with the following:
- the LOC128221016 gene encoding uncharacterized protein LOC128221016 isoform X1, producing MPRIRARKIATTVVVLVMCFLMISNIKDAISVQSNMDHGESSSNYQIYELQPQQGEQKKQKHQQQQKQQHQKQQGLNVNTLLADDSESAKDDILKTCKITHNCSEWFANSLEDNLRTISMYPRSNLSDFSELEAPQKNDTSFPVIVTSASRGFFGSMQGLLRSVYDFVVPKYQDVQVVVYDMGLTTDQVAQVNKYCDICTVRLFNFSRYPPHVSHLKKYAWKPIMIQEALKEFSWVWWMDSSARIKTTDIDPALQYSIDNSILFFTYGQILNVARHTDVRTMLYLNEDTCKYRYFGEIEAGFVLFHFDGVTKTIVDSWCACALTEQCISPPGAKLSCNSHEHKDGECHRFDQSVLSIILRRLFHHCNDYPLVREPLRIHDIRRGKSIRFFPD from the exons GAATCAGAGCCAGAAAGATTGCAACCACGGTTGTCGTTCTTGTCATGTGTTTCCTCATGATTTCCAATATAAAGG ATGCTATTTCTGTACAGTCAAACATGGATCACGGAGAAAGTAGTTCcaattatcaaatttatgaaCTTCAACCACAGCAAGGGGAACAAAAGAAGCagaaacatcaacaacaacaaaaacaacaacaccaaaagcAGCAAGGATTGAATGTCAATACCTTACTAGCTGATGATTCGGAATCGGCAAAGGACgacatattaaaaacat GTAAAATTACGCATAATTGTTCCGAATGGTTTGCAAACTCACTGGAAGACAACTTACGAACAATATCCATGTACCCGCGGAGTAATCTATCGGATTTTTCTGAACTTGAAGCCCCGCAGAAAAATGATACGTCATTTCCTGTCATAGTTACGTCAGCCAGCAGAGGTTTCTTCGGGAGCATGCAAGGACTGCTGAGAAGCGTGTACGACTTTGTTGTTCCAAAGTATCAAGATGTTCAAGTGGTTGTTTATGACATGGGATTAACTACTGATCAAGTGGCACAG GTAAATAAATACTGCGACATTTGTACAGTACGACTATTCAACTTCAGTCGTTATCCGCCCCATGTCTCACACCTGAAGAAGTATGCTTGGAAGCCAATCATGATTCAG GAGGCATTGAAAGAGTTTAGTTGGGTTTGGTGGATGGACAGCTCAGCAAGAATTAAAACAACTGACATTGACCCGGCTCTTCAATACAGCATTGACAACTCCATACTATTCTTCACTTATGGTCAAATCCTCAACGTTGCTAGGCATACAGATGTACGGACCATGCTTTATTTGAATGAGGATACGTGCAAATATCGTTATTTCGGCGAAATCGAGGCGGGTTTCGTTCTCTTCCATTTtgatggcgtcaccaaaacgaTTGTTGACTCTTGGTGCGCATGCGCACTCACTGAACAGTGCATTTCACCACCAGGTGCTAAACTATCGTGTAATTCCCATGAACACAAGGACGGGGAGTGTCATCGATTTGACCAATCGGTTTTAAGCATTATCTTAAGAAGGTTATTTCATCATTGTAATGATTATCCACTCGTACGAGAGCCTTTAAGAATACATGACATTCGACGTGGAAAGAGTATAAGGTTTTTTCCTGACTAa
- the LOC128221016 gene encoding uncharacterized protein LOC128221016 isoform X2, whose protein sequence is MPRIRARKIATTVVVLVMCFLMISNIKDAISVQSNMDHGESSSNYQIYELQPQQGEQKKQKHQQQQKQQHQKQQGLNVNTLLADDSESAKDDILKTCKITHNCSEWFANSLEDNLRTISMYPRSNLSDFSELEAPQKNDTSFPVIVTSASRGFFGSMQGLLRSVYDFVVPKYQDVQVVVYDMGLTTDQVAQEALKEFSWVWWMDSSARIKTTDIDPALQYSIDNSILFFTYGQILNVARHTDVRTMLYLNEDTCKYRYFGEIEAGFVLFHFDGVTKTIVDSWCACALTEQCISPPGAKLSCNSHEHKDGECHRFDQSVLSIILRRLFHHCNDYPLVREPLRIHDIRRGKSIRFFPD, encoded by the exons GAATCAGAGCCAGAAAGATTGCAACCACGGTTGTCGTTCTTGTCATGTGTTTCCTCATGATTTCCAATATAAAGG ATGCTATTTCTGTACAGTCAAACATGGATCACGGAGAAAGTAGTTCcaattatcaaatttatgaaCTTCAACCACAGCAAGGGGAACAAAAGAAGCagaaacatcaacaacaacaaaaacaacaacaccaaaagcAGCAAGGATTGAATGTCAATACCTTACTAGCTGATGATTCGGAATCGGCAAAGGACgacatattaaaaacat GTAAAATTACGCATAATTGTTCCGAATGGTTTGCAAACTCACTGGAAGACAACTTACGAACAATATCCATGTACCCGCGGAGTAATCTATCGGATTTTTCTGAACTTGAAGCCCCGCAGAAAAATGATACGTCATTTCCTGTCATAGTTACGTCAGCCAGCAGAGGTTTCTTCGGGAGCATGCAAGGACTGCTGAGAAGCGTGTACGACTTTGTTGTTCCAAAGTATCAAGATGTTCAAGTGGTTGTTTATGACATGGGATTAACTACTGATCAAGTGGCACAG GAGGCATTGAAAGAGTTTAGTTGGGTTTGGTGGATGGACAGCTCAGCAAGAATTAAAACAACTGACATTGACCCGGCTCTTCAATACAGCATTGACAACTCCATACTATTCTTCACTTATGGTCAAATCCTCAACGTTGCTAGGCATACAGATGTACGGACCATGCTTTATTTGAATGAGGATACGTGCAAATATCGTTATTTCGGCGAAATCGAGGCGGGTTTCGTTCTCTTCCATTTtgatggcgtcaccaaaacgaTTGTTGACTCTTGGTGCGCATGCGCACTCACTGAACAGTGCATTTCACCACCAGGTGCTAAACTATCGTGTAATTCCCATGAACACAAGGACGGGGAGTGTCATCGATTTGACCAATCGGTTTTAAGCATTATCTTAAGAAGGTTATTTCATCATTGTAATGATTATCCACTCGTACGAGAGCCTTTAAGAATACATGACATTCGACGTGGAAAGAGTATAAGGTTTTTTCCTGACTAa